A window of the Agromyces mariniharenae genome harbors these coding sequences:
- a CDS encoding cation:proton antiporter produces MAVDYSLGTLVLIPTIAVIAPLLVRGLGRWVTIPLVVFEIVLGLLFGPAVLGWIQPGPFAQAFSDFGLAMLFFLAGSEIDFRAIRGRPIGRAAIGWIVSLAAGFGIAVLFAPNLGAAAFIGIALTSTALGTIMPVLRDSGDLRTPFGVAVIALGAIGEFGPLLAISLFLSGRSPLVATLVLVGFAVVAAAGIWLATRDVRHRVHRVITATLHTSGQFGVRLVVLVIMALVTLSLALDLDMLLGAFTAGVIYRLLLSGAPKHDIEMMESKVEALGYGFFVPIFFIFTGVTFDLDALLADPRTLALVPIFLVLLLVVRGLPSLIVAPVGSSVRDRAAIGLFGATGLPIIVAVTAIGVEAGDLASGTASALVGAGMLSVLLFPLIALALRRRTPDAAPRPREDDAFVPTEG; encoded by the coding sequence ATGGCAGTCGACTACTCGCTGGGAACGCTGGTCCTCATCCCGACGATCGCGGTGATCGCGCCGCTCCTCGTCCGCGGGCTGGGCCGCTGGGTGACGATCCCGCTCGTCGTGTTCGAGATCGTCCTCGGGCTGCTCTTCGGACCCGCCGTGCTCGGCTGGATCCAACCCGGTCCCTTCGCGCAGGCGTTCTCGGACTTCGGGCTCGCGATGCTGTTCTTCCTCGCGGGCAGCGAGATCGACTTCCGCGCCATCCGTGGCCGGCCCATCGGTCGCGCCGCGATCGGCTGGATCGTCTCCCTCGCTGCCGGCTTCGGCATCGCCGTGCTCTTCGCGCCCAACCTCGGGGCGGCGGCCTTCATCGGCATCGCGCTGACCTCGACGGCCCTCGGCACGATCATGCCCGTGCTCCGCGATTCGGGCGACCTGCGCACGCCGTTCGGCGTCGCCGTGATCGCGCTCGGCGCCATCGGCGAGTTCGGCCCGCTGCTGGCCATCTCGCTCTTCCTCAGCGGCCGTTCGCCCCTCGTGGCGACCCTCGTGCTGGTGGGCTTCGCCGTCGTGGCGGCCGCGGGCATCTGGCTGGCCACGCGCGACGTGCGGCACCGGGTGCACCGCGTCATCACGGCCACCCTGCACACGAGCGGCCAGTTCGGCGTGCGCCTCGTGGTGCTCGTGATCATGGCGCTCGTCACGCTCAGCCTCGCGCTCGACCTCGACATGCTCCTCGGGGCGTTCACGGCCGGCGTCATCTACCGCCTGCTGCTGTCGGGCGCTCCGAAGCACGACATCGAGATGATGGAGAGCAAGGTCGAGGCCCTCGGCTACGGGTTCTTCGTGCCGATCTTCTTCATCTTCACGGGCGTCACGTTCGATCTCGACGCGCTGCTCGCCGATCCGCGCACGCTCGCGCTCGTGCCGATCTTCCTCGTGCTCCTGCTCGTCGTGCGCGGGCTGCCATCGCTCATCGTGGCGCCCGTGGGTTCGAGCGTGCGCGACCGAGCTGCCATCGGACTGTTCGGGGCCACTGGCCTGCCGATCATCGTCGCGGTGACGGCCATCGGCGTCGAGGCGGGCGACCTCGCGAGCGGCACCGCCTCGGCGCTCGTCGGCGCCGGCATGCTCTCGGTGCTGCTGTTCCCGCTCATCGCGCTCGCGCTGCGCAGGCGAACGCCGGATGCCGCGCCCCGGCCGCGCGAGGACGACGCCTTCGTGCCCACCGAGGGGTGA